A region of Shewanella psychromarinicola DNA encodes the following proteins:
- the hemB gene encoding porphobilinogen synthase, which produces MLNITPLRRLRRLRSSEAMRDLLRESHLLLNDLIHPLFIEEQIDQAVPISTLPGISRIPESHLADEIRQLYALGIRYVMPFGISHTKDAQGSDTWNDNGLLARMVKTIKSAVPEMMVIPDICFCEYTDHGHCGVMQNNKVCNDITVENLVKQSVTAAKAGADMLAPSAMMDGQVKAIRLGLDAAGFQDVAILAHSAKFASSFYGPFRAAVDCELSGDRKGYQLDYANGRQALLEASLDEAEGADILMVKPGTPYLDVICRLRQETHLPLAAYQVGGEYAGIKFAALAGALDEKAVVTETFIGLKRAGADLIVSYYTKQYATWLAEGKN; this is translated from the coding sequence ATTTTGAACATAACCCCATTGCGTCGTTTAAGACGCTTACGTAGCTCCGAAGCCATGCGCGATCTATTGCGTGAAAGCCACCTTTTGCTCAACGATTTAATTCATCCTTTATTTATCGAAGAACAGATCGATCAAGCAGTACCTATCTCTACCCTACCTGGTATCAGCCGTATTCCCGAGAGTCACCTAGCCGATGAGATTCGACAGCTTTACGCTCTCGGCATACGCTATGTTATGCCTTTTGGCATATCTCACACCAAGGATGCTCAAGGAAGTGACACCTGGAATGATAATGGTCTACTTGCTCGTATGGTCAAGACGATAAAATCTGCCGTTCCCGAAATGATGGTAATTCCAGATATATGTTTCTGTGAATATACCGATCATGGTCATTGTGGTGTAATGCAAAACAACAAAGTTTGTAACGACATTACAGTTGAAAATTTGGTCAAACAATCAGTGACTGCAGCTAAAGCAGGTGCTGACATGTTAGCACCATCGGCAATGATGGATGGCCAAGTAAAAGCCATTCGTTTAGGACTTGATGCTGCTGGTTTTCAGGACGTGGCAATTTTGGCACATTCGGCAAAATTTGCGTCTTCTTTTTATGGCCCATTTAGGGCCGCAGTAGACTGTGAACTTAGTGGGGATAGAAAAGGCTACCAACTAGATTACGCCAACGGTCGTCAAGCTCTACTTGAAGCATCACTTGATGAGGCTGAAGGTGCAGATATTCTGATGGTTAAACCAGGAACACCCTATTTAGATGTGATCTGTCGTTTAAGGCAAGAAACCCATTTACCCCTCGCTGCATATCAAGTGGGTGGGGAATATGCCGGTATTAAGTTCGCAGCTCTTGCTGGCGCACTCGATGAAAAAGCGGTAGTAACTGAAACTTTTATTGGGTTAAAACGTGCTGGGGCTGACCTAATTGTTAGTTATTATACGAAACAATATGCCACATGGTTAGCCGAGGGGAAAAATTAG
- a CDS encoding EAL domain-containing protein — MLADKFEKVIRNSALELNKLPSISKTDFKCDQSTTENLREFVFDASFIRWAGVTKDGEIFCESNDIIRDISKIYTHRISPNFSFGVVELANRKHHEWILVRHFEDVNYTASIMPLAPHFFVPLECEHCSEYTISFKSDPMLVFGFETFDGKPFVSETVVLESPYFVATFELSGNFEFYKQYSTISWLFITIFALLFAFGLTYLVKRWQRHSVSMHAQIVAGIKHQEFIPFYQPIVDSRTQAVIGCEVLMRWQQQNGSLIPPNQFIPYAEANGLIIDMTKVLLEHVFNDVKSLGSKRKALFFSINIVPEHLDNDDLYLLLKGIVESSELKPHRISLEITERLPISDLVAARQMLDKIYALGIDLKLDDAGTGYGGFSVTVHQKGID; from the coding sequence ATTCTCGCTGATAAGTTTGAAAAGGTAATTAGAAATAGCGCTTTAGAATTGAATAAGCTGCCATCGATTTCAAAGACAGATTTTAAATGCGATCAAAGCACCACTGAGAATTTAAGGGAATTTGTATTTGATGCAAGTTTTATTAGATGGGCTGGGGTGACAAAGGATGGAGAAATATTTTGTGAGTCCAATGATATCATTCGCGATATCAGTAAAATTTACACCCATAGAATATCCCCTAATTTTAGTTTTGGCGTCGTAGAACTAGCCAATAGAAAGCATCATGAATGGATATTAGTTAGGCATTTTGAGGATGTAAACTATACAGCAAGCATTATGCCGCTAGCGCCTCACTTCTTTGTGCCGTTAGAGTGTGAACACTGTTCCGAATACACCATCTCCTTTAAGTCAGATCCCATGTTAGTTTTTGGCTTTGAAACATTTGACGGTAAGCCATTTGTGAGTGAAACGGTGGTCTTGGAATCACCTTATTTTGTCGCCACCTTTGAGCTTTCGGGGAATTTTGAATTCTATAAGCAATACAGTACAATTTCTTGGTTGTTTATTACTATTTTTGCACTGTTGTTTGCTTTTGGGCTGACCTATCTGGTTAAGCGTTGGCAAAGACATTCAGTTTCTATGCACGCTCAAATTGTGGCAGGAATTAAGCACCAAGAGTTTATTCCTTTTTATCAACCTATCGTTGATTCAAGAACCCAAGCTGTTATCGGCTGTGAAGTATTGATGCGATGGCAGCAACAAAATGGTTCATTGATCCCCCCTAACCAGTTTATTCCCTACGCGGAAGCCAATGGTCTGATTATCGATATGACAAAGGTCTTGCTTGAGCATGTTTTTAATGATGTTAAGTCATTAGGTAGTAAGCGCAAGGCACTATTCTTTAGTATCAATATTGTTCCAGAACACTTAGATAACGATGATTTATATCTTTTGCTTAAAGGTATTGTTGAGTCCAGTGAGTTGAAGCCGCATCGTATTTCCTTAGAAATCACAGAGCGTTTGCCCATCAGTGATTTAGTTGCTGCGCGTCAGATGTTAGATAAAATTTACGCGTTAGGGATCGATTTAAAATTAGATGACGCTGGTACGGGATATGGTGGATTTAGTGTAACCGTTCACCAGAAGGGGATTGACTAG
- a CDS encoding oxidoreductase, with the protein MTKILKTGIVGYGYAAKTFHAPLIKAVSGLQLAAISSSNPAKVHIDQPDLAVFSSPEELFSCADIDLVVIPTPNDTHFPLAAAALAAGKHVVLDKPFTLTTSEGKELIKLAHQYDRLLSVFHNRRWDSDFLTLKKVLREGSLGRVTHFESHFDRYRPEVQTRWRESAALGGGLWFDLGSHLLDQALQLFGTPKTMWLDLAQQRDGAFADDWFHAVLGYDEKRVILHGSALVANPGPRMTVHGTSGSFTKFGLDTQENALKSGQQPGTPGWGNDPLSCKLSLKHKDAIIDQYIITTPGNYQAYYEGIRDAICLGSPNPVMAEQALLVMRLIGLGIDSAEEGRKLRVFDL; encoded by the coding sequence ATGACAAAGATACTCAAAACAGGCATCGTTGGTTACGGCTATGCCGCAAAAACGTTTCATGCACCATTGATTAAGGCTGTATCGGGCCTACAACTCGCCGCAATATCCTCCAGCAATCCGGCAAAGGTGCATATAGACCAACCTGATTTGGCTGTGTTCTCATCCCCCGAAGAGTTATTTTCCTGCGCTGATATAGATTTGGTGGTTATTCCAACTCCCAATGATACGCATTTTCCTCTTGCGGCAGCGGCTCTAGCAGCCGGTAAACACGTAGTTTTGGATAAGCCATTCACTCTCACTACTAGTGAAGGTAAGGAGCTTATTAAGCTCGCTCATCAATATGATCGGCTGCTATCAGTATTTCATAATCGCCGTTGGGATTCCGATTTTTTGACGTTGAAGAAGGTGTTGCGCGAAGGTTCACTAGGCCGTGTGACACATTTTGAATCACACTTTGACCGCTATAGGCCTGAAGTTCAAACGCGCTGGCGTGAGTCGGCTGCTCTAGGAGGAGGTTTGTGGTTTGACTTGGGATCGCATTTACTCGATCAGGCACTGCAGTTGTTTGGTACACCAAAAACAATGTGGTTAGACCTGGCCCAACAACGTGATGGAGCATTCGCAGATGACTGGTTTCATGCCGTGCTGGGATATGACGAAAAGCGGGTAATTCTTCATGGTAGTGCATTGGTTGCTAACCCTGGCCCACGTATGACAGTGCATGGCACTAGTGGCAGCTTTACTAAGTTTGGTCTTGATACGCAGGAGAATGCGCTTAAGTCAGGTCAGCAGCCTGGAACTCCGGGGTGGGGAAACGATCCACTTTCTTGCAAATTATCGCTGAAACACAAAGACGCGATTATCGATCAATACATCATAACGACACCAGGCAATTACCAAGCATATTATGAAGGCATTCGCGATGCGATTTGTCTTGGCAGCCCAAATCCAGTAATGGCAGAGCAGGCCCTTTTGGTCATGAGACTTATTGGACTCGGCATTGACAGCGCTGAAGAAGGTCGTAAGTTGAGAGTGTTTGATCTCTGA
- a CDS encoding ISL3 family transposase translates to MSSLSSALFSFKGQCVKSFSIEKGSQSVLVRCSRDRRFKVKEPRTERLCTVDHYVRRRVHDLPVSGRPCSIEVELAQTRDKNGRRLIEATEYVAKGARYTVRFCQFISGLCRHMSIHAVSQHLGIRWETVKNIDKEYLHSTLPGLEPAKLNNLIHIGVDEVARAKRHDYMTVVYDLVSGHLIWVEHGRKAAILISFFEQLSTATRDGIKAVSMDMGQPYQSAVRKMLPNADIVFDRFHVMQNYCLLIKKERAKAFRNGSHEEKKMLKGTLFLLLKNAHKLDGRQSDRLDDLLESNKTLCIVYMLKEQLQAIWDEPCYKSMVKALEAWCDLARSSRMLFLSNYADALLDRKVGVCNYAKYRLTNARVEAGNVSIGLLRRRARGIRDIEYFKLKIRQTSVPDTHSIFYPNIKLM, encoded by the coding sequence TTGTCATCATTATCATCAGCCCTATTTAGCTTTAAAGGCCAATGTGTGAAGTCTTTTTCTATAGAAAAAGGCTCTCAGTCAGTTCTTGTGCGATGCAGCCGAGATCGACGGTTTAAGGTTAAAGAGCCAAGAACTGAAAGGCTTTGTACAGTCGATCACTATGTAAGAAGACGGGTACACGATCTACCTGTTAGTGGGCGTCCCTGTAGTATCGAAGTTGAACTCGCTCAGACCAGAGACAAAAACGGCAGAAGGTTAATTGAGGCTACAGAATACGTTGCAAAAGGAGCGCGATATACAGTTCGCTTCTGTCAGTTCATCAGCGGGTTGTGCCGGCACATGAGCATTCACGCAGTCTCTCAACATCTAGGTATTCGTTGGGAGACGGTAAAAAACATTGATAAGGAATATTTACATTCAACCCTACCAGGCTTGGAGCCCGCGAAGCTTAACAACTTAATCCATATTGGCGTTGATGAAGTAGCTAGAGCTAAAAGACATGACTATATGACTGTGGTATACGACTTGGTTTCTGGGCATTTAATTTGGGTCGAACACGGCAGAAAAGCAGCGATCCTTATTTCGTTCTTCGAGCAACTATCAACAGCGACGAGAGACGGTATTAAAGCGGTTTCAATGGATATGGGTCAGCCTTATCAATCCGCAGTAAGGAAAATGCTACCTAATGCCGATATAGTTTTCGACCGATTTCATGTGATGCAAAACTACTGCCTGTTAATCAAAAAAGAACGCGCCAAAGCCTTTCGAAATGGTTCTCATGAAGAGAAAAAGATGCTCAAAGGAACATTGTTTCTCTTGCTAAAAAACGCCCATAAACTGGATGGCAGGCAGTCTGATAGGCTTGATGACTTACTCGAAAGTAACAAGACTCTCTGCATTGTTTATATGCTGAAAGAGCAGTTACAAGCGATATGGGATGAACCGTGTTACAAGTCGATGGTTAAGGCACTTGAAGCTTGGTGCGATCTTGCTAGGTCATCGAGGATGTTGTTCTTGAGTAATTATGCAGATGCGCTACTGGATAGAAAAGTAGGGGTCTGTAATTACGCAAAATATAGATTAACAAATGCTCGAGTTGAAGCAGGGAATGTCTCTATTGGTTTGCTCAGGCGAAGGGCTAGAGGGATACGAGACATTGAATATTTCAAACTCAAGATCAGACAAACATCAGTCCCTGATACCCATTCAATCTTTTATCCAAATATCAAGCTCATGTAA
- the tnpB gene encoding IS66 family insertion sequence element accessory protein TnpB (TnpB, as the term is used for proteins encoded by IS66 family insertion elements, is considered an accessory protein, since TnpC, encoded by a neighboring gene, is a DDE family transposase.), translating into MTPHKQIYLVTGHTDMRKAIDGLSLIVSDVLEMDPLNQAWFIFCNRHRDKIKILFWDTNGFWLYYRRLEKGRFKWPGANDEQDALTINQHQLNWLLSGLSLEVSHGHKPLNGLTVR; encoded by the coding sequence ATGACACCACATAAGCAGATTTATCTTGTTACCGGCCATACCGACATGCGTAAAGCCATTGATGGCTTATCTTTAATCGTCAGTGATGTATTGGAAATGGATCCGTTGAATCAAGCCTGGTTTATTTTTTGTAATCGCCACCGGGACAAAATTAAGATTTTATTTTGGGATACTAATGGTTTTTGGCTTTACTATCGGCGGCTAGAAAAAGGTCGCTTTAAGTGGCCTGGCGCTAACGACGAACAAGACGCGCTGACAATCAACCAGCATCAGCTAAATTGGTTACTATCAGGCTTATCGTTAGAAGTATCCCATGGGCATAAACCCTTAAATGGCCTGACAGTGAGGTGA
- a CDS encoding IS630 family transposase, producing MKQITLSPEQKVALETRYKSSSDRRECDRIKAILLRDENWPTPMIAQALRIHETTVVRYIDAYAHDQKLTCNSGGSLSYLSQEQTELLIAHLCEVTYLHSHQIVAYISEQFQIKYTVSGLNKWLHKHQFSYKNPKGVPHKFDEDKQTAFIEYYEQLKSSLTPDEPLLFMDAVHPTQATKITAGWIKKGVDKPIETTGSRTRINVVGAIRLGHLTEAVIEQYSKTVNGASIIDFLNQIRARYSTSGVIHLVLDGAGYHRNALVVKEAEHLNITLHYLPPYSPNLNVSGQLSGGARYHQAFRSACQGNKSLKSANLSRCGSSVKSFWK from the coding sequence ATGAAACAAATTACACTCTCGCCAGAACAAAAAGTAGCATTGGAAACTCGATATAAAAGCTCGAGTGATAGGCGTGAGTGTGATCGCATTAAAGCCATTTTACTACGCGATGAAAATTGGCCAACGCCAATGATTGCCCAAGCGTTACGTATTCACGAAACGACCGTAGTTCGATACATTGATGCCTATGCTCACGACCAAAAACTCACGTGTAATAGTGGCGGCTCCTTAAGTTATCTGAGTCAAGAGCAAACTGAACTATTGATTGCACACCTGTGTGAGGTGACCTACTTGCATAGCCATCAAATAGTCGCTTATATCTCAGAACAATTTCAGATTAAGTACACAGTGTCAGGCCTCAATAAATGGCTGCATAAACATCAGTTCAGCTATAAAAACCCTAAAGGGGTTCCTCACAAATTTGATGAAGACAAACAAACGGCTTTCATTGAATATTATGAGCAACTAAAATCCTCGTTAACCCCTGATGAACCGTTATTATTTATGGATGCGGTTCATCCGACCCAAGCCACAAAAATCACCGCTGGCTGGATAAAAAAAGGCGTTGATAAACCGATAGAAACGACGGGAAGCCGAACCCGTATTAACGTGGTTGGTGCAATCCGACTTGGTCACTTAACAGAAGCGGTCATTGAGCAATATAGCAAAACGGTTAACGGTGCATCCATCATCGATTTTTTAAACCAAATTAGAGCGCGTTACTCAACAAGTGGTGTTATCCATTTGGTGCTTGATGGCGCTGGATACCATCGAAATGCCTTAGTGGTTAAAGAGGCTGAACATCTGAATATAACATTGCATTACCTGCCGCCTTATAGTCCAAATTTAAACGTAAGCGGTCAATTAAGCGGTGGAGCCCGATATCATCAAGCTTTTAGATCGGCATGCCAAGGTAATAAATCACTTAAATCAGCAAATTTATCCCGTTGTGGCAGTTCCGTGAAAAGTTTTTGGAAGTAA
- the tnpC gene encoding IS66 family transposase (programmed frameshift), translated as MKKKKQFENEPPSIDNINEANLFIRELWQKLREYEDRLTMSSRNSSKSPSSDSPADKAERKKPQTPRSGNKVGAQPGHTGHKRPLAALGETDEKIVCLPDACSPDCGGEVTPNSSPSYRHQVFELPEPKLDITEYQLFHGRCLQCNSVSKGALPKGASAGQMGPRLLSYVAVLSGLYHLSVRKIQRLLQDQYGTHFSTGLISEAQGRVSSMLTPTHQALHQYIKQAPLVHIDETTHNRNGEEHTRWFWLMSAKDVVFQQVKYFRNKDAAKSILGEQTQGVVVSDQCPSYHWIEPERHQFCLAHIERNLQQMADYSGKGLTEHIGNRLVLLFKSVFRTQHRYEAAELDEVNWRRRMHRLRSSITDWLERGTKVPASRYAGRCRYILKYEIGLWVFLNHPGTPLTNNEAERCLRGSVIMRKICYGTSSDRGEKFRSRLLSVVETCKKRKLSPITVVSKIITAVVGKCEYPDVFGLMST; from the exons ATGAAAAAGAAAAAACAGTTCGAGAACGAGCCACCTTCGATTGATAACATCAACGAAGCCAACTTGTTTATCCGTGAGCTTTGGCAAAAGCTACGTGAATATGAAGACCGTTTAACGATGAGCTCTCGTAATTCATCCAAGTCGCCTTCATCTGACTCCCCTGCGGATAAGGCCGAGCGAAAAAAGC CTCAAACGCCTCGTAGTGGAAATAAGGTTGGCGCTCAACCTGGACATACGGGGCACAAAAGACCGCTAGCCGCGCTCGGTGAAACCGATGAGAAAATCGTTTGCTTACCGGATGCATGTAGCCCTGATTGCGGTGGAGAAGTTACGCCTAATTCGTCTCCAAGCTATCGCCATCAGGTGTTTGAACTGCCCGAGCCTAAACTCGACATCACTGAATATCAGTTATTTCATGGCCGCTGTCTGCAATGCAACAGTGTGAGTAAGGGAGCTTTACCTAAAGGGGCATCTGCTGGGCAAATGGGGCCAAGGTTGCTCAGTTATGTAGCTGTACTAAGTGGCCTATATCATCTGAGTGTACGTAAAATTCAACGCTTGCTACAAGACCAATACGGCACTCACTTCTCTACTGGGCTGATTTCAGAGGCGCAAGGGCGAGTCAGTAGCATGCTGACCCCAACGCATCAGGCGCTGCATCAATATATCAAGCAAGCGCCATTAGTTCACATTGATGAGACAACGCATAACCGTAATGGCGAAGAACACACCCGCTGGTTCTGGCTTATGTCGGCCAAAGATGTGGTGTTTCAACAAGTGAAATACTTTCGTAATAAAGATGCCGCCAAGTCTATACTCGGCGAGCAGACTCAAGGCGTTGTTGTCAGTGACCAATGCCCAAGCTATCACTGGATAGAGCCGGAACGCCATCAGTTTTGCCTTGCTCATATAGAGCGCAATTTACAACAAATGGCAGACTACTCAGGCAAAGGTCTCACTGAGCATATCGGTAATCGACTGGTTTTACTTTTCAAATCTGTTTTCCGTACTCAACATCGATATGAAGCGGCCGAACTTGACGAAGTCAATTGGCGCCGGCGAATGCATCGCTTACGGAGTAGTATCACCGACTGGCTTGAGCGCGGCACGAAAGTCCCCGCCTCACGCTATGCGGGTCGTTGCCGATACATCCTCAAATATGAAATTGGTTTATGGGTATTTCTCAATCATCCGGGAACGCCGTTAACGAATAACGAAGCAGAGCGCTGCCTGCGTGGTAGTGTGATTATGCGAAAGATCTGTTACGGCACCAGTTCAGATAGAGGTGAGAAATTCCGTTCCCGGCTTTTATCGGTGGTTGAAACGTGCAAGAAACGGAAACTATCGCCAATCACAGTGGTCAGCAAAATCATTACTGCCGTCGTAGGAAAGTGTGAATACCCTGATGTCTTTGGGTTAATGTCGACCTAG
- the tnpA gene encoding IS66 family insertion sequence element accessory protein TnpA, with the protein MSKNDKIQYWQRIFQQQTESKLTKAEFCKTNDLTLSTFYAWTKKLNPHSSSTKQKVVPLIFLEIKPDQPLTLALPNGYLFSFPASLAPSKLQQFLRVLSA; encoded by the coding sequence ATGTCAAAAAACGATAAAATACAATACTGGCAACGCATTTTTCAGCAGCAAACTGAAAGTAAATTAACCAAAGCTGAATTTTGTAAAACCAATGACTTAACCCTATCTACATTTTATGCGTGGACTAAAAAACTTAACCCGCATTCGTCATCAACTAAGCAAAAAGTGGTGCCGCTGATTTTTCTTGAAATTAAACCTGACCAGCCACTCACGCTGGCATTGCCCAACGGCTATCTGTTTTCTTTTCCAGCCTCATTAGCGCCAAGCAAATTACAACAATTTTTACGCGTGCTATCAGCATGA
- the tnpC gene encoding IS66 family transposase: MTTEQPDNIEQLKKMLAMLQHENQVLNAKNKDLENRLNIALEQLQLNRNKQFGQRSEKMPKGTFNEAEQDQSTNKNENKQQGKTGRKRLPEHLEREERSYTLDSPMCDCCGHVMRECGVQESEQVNIIPEKISVIKHRQTKYACRECETTSTSTSVITAPKPAQPIPQSIASPEALAAVVTAKYCDALPLYRLTDIFARGGLNISRATLANWCIASAELVRPLIAAMKANLLAQSTLCADETTVQVLDEPDRKAATKSYMWVYRSNEFSDNPVVIYDYQPSRARSCPEAFLADYAGYLQCDGYSVYDNIEGIMPVGCWAHARRKFHDALAVQPKKTGKATVGINYIQKLYAIEKRAKTLPPDKRKSLRQEKAEPILTSLHEWLEKSEKTVLPKSKIGVAIKYTLNQWEKLRRYLESGELGIDNNVTERDIRPFTTGRKNWMFCQSVNGAKASAALYSLVMTCRANDINPYFYFQKLFTELPQRDKFADLSDLLPWHADLKA; this comes from the coding sequence ATGACAACTGAACAGCCTGATAATATTGAACAACTAAAAAAAATGCTGGCAATGTTGCAGCATGAAAATCAGGTGCTCAATGCTAAAAATAAAGACTTGGAAAACCGCCTTAATATCGCTTTGGAACAATTGCAACTCAACCGCAATAAGCAGTTTGGTCAACGCAGTGAGAAAATGCCGAAAGGCACATTCAATGAAGCTGAGCAGGATCAATCCACAAATAAAAATGAAAATAAACAACAAGGTAAAACGGGTCGAAAACGATTACCTGAGCACCTTGAACGTGAAGAAAGATCTTATACTCTTGACAGCCCTATGTGCGATTGCTGTGGTCATGTGATGCGTGAATGCGGTGTGCAAGAAAGCGAACAAGTCAACATTATTCCAGAGAAGATCAGCGTCATTAAGCACAGGCAAACCAAGTATGCTTGCCGTGAATGTGAAACAACATCAACCAGTACCTCTGTCATTACCGCGCCTAAGCCTGCACAGCCGATCCCCCAGAGTATCGCCAGCCCTGAAGCGCTTGCGGCTGTGGTGACCGCCAAATACTGTGATGCCCTACCGCTTTATCGGTTAACCGACATATTTGCCCGTGGCGGTTTAAATATTAGCCGCGCTACACTGGCCAATTGGTGCATAGCCAGTGCCGAATTAGTTAGGCCGTTAATTGCTGCGATGAAAGCTAATCTACTCGCTCAATCAACGCTGTGCGCAGATGAAACAACGGTGCAAGTATTGGATGAACCAGATAGAAAAGCAGCAACTAAATCCTATATGTGGGTCTATCGCAGCAATGAATTTAGCGATAACCCTGTTGTTATTTATGATTATCAACCGAGTCGTGCACGCAGTTGCCCAGAAGCATTTCTAGCAGATTATGCCGGATATTTACAATGTGATGGTTACAGTGTTTACGACAATATAGAAGGAATAATGCCAGTCGGGTGCTGGGCACACGCCAGACGCAAATTCCACGATGCCTTAGCGGTGCAACCGAAGAAAACCGGCAAAGCAACAGTCGGTATCAATTATATTCAAAAACTGTATGCAATAGAAAAGCGGGCAAAAACATTACCGCCCGATAAGCGAAAATCACTCCGGCAGGAAAAGGCTGAGCCAATCTTAACATCGTTGCATGAATGGTTAGAAAAAAGCGAGAAAACAGTCCTGCCCAAAAGTAAAATTGGGGTAGCAATCAAGTACACATTGAATCAGTGGGAAAAACTGAGGCGTTACCTTGAATCAGGTGAATTAGGCATTGATAATAATGTCACTGAACGCGATATCAGGCCGTTTACGACGGGGCGGAAAAACTGGATGTTCTGCCAATCGGTAAATGGTGCAAAAGCCAGTGCTGCACTTTATAGCTTGGTGATGACTTGCCGTGCCAACGATATTAACCCGTACTTTTACTTCCAAAAACTTTTCACGGAACTGCCACAACGGGATAAATTTGCTGATTTAAGTGATTTATTACCTTGGCATGCCGATCTAAAAGCTTGA